The Juglans regia cultivar Chandler chromosome 11, Walnut 2.0, whole genome shotgun sequence genome contains the following window.
CTAAGAAAGTCATCGAGTTCAGCTTGGAAGGCTGAAACTTCAATTCCCGCAATAGACTCATGTTCTATACCATCTGCTTTAGGAACAAGAGTTCTGGAATCCGTTGGAATATTATTCCCAGTGACGAAGGCCATCGAGTTATGTGAGGATGGGATAACATGTAAAGAATTCTCCAGCTCATGACTTACCGGCCTTGTATTGCTGTTTCTTGCAAAATCCTCTTGAATTATAGCTGCAGTGGGTGGTTCATAGAAGTCAACTTTTTGTCCTTGCCCAGGCTGCAGAGGACTAGGAAAGGCATGTTGCCACAGATGGGTAGGACTTTCATTCAGAGATTGCAGGCTTTGGATCATCTTTTCTTGCAGGGGATGCAACTTTGGCCACAATTCAGTGTTGTTGTGGTAGAGAGGTTTTTGAAGGCTTTGAAGTTCCATATGAAGTTGTAGTCTTTCAAGGGCCGAGCTGCTTAAGGCTGGTGAATAGGAGTTATCTTCTAGGTCATTGGCATCTTTTGCACCAATGGATGAAAACCGATTCATGTTGGACTCTTTGCGCCTTCCGAGCAACTTCTTCTTCAGCCTAGTGTTCCAGTAGTTCTTGATGTCATTATCTGTCCTTCCAGGCAGTTGAGCTGCAATAATGGACCACCTAAAGGTAGATGCAAAACAAGGTCggagtaagaaattaaaaaagaagtaaCAACTAATAAGAAGCCCTACAGAAGGAGATCTGGATCTATAACATGGAAGGAGTTATGCCAGGCCAAAGCATCATGGACAAAGAAAAAGGACAAGCAGTTCATGGGGAAAAATTCATAGAactgtgtgcgtgtgtgtgaaagagagagagagagagagacctgctCCCAATACTTATATAGAGGCTGCAGATGATgttgtcttcttcttcagaGAACCCACCGTGCTTGATGTTGGGCCTCAAATAATTTAGCCATCTAAGTCTGCAACTCTTTCCACATCTCTTTAGCCCTGTGAATTCAAACCAACCAAATGATCAAACTTGGTCATTCAGAATTGCACGCTCCTATCCAAAGATAAATGAAATTAAGACAAGATTCGAGGATGAACCAATCTTCTGAGGAAGAGCAATCCAGTTTCCCCCGGTCCCATTCTGTTCAATATAGGCTTTGAGCGTGGCATCCTCTTCAGGAGACCATGGTCCCTTCTTCACGTTTGCCTTGTCACAGCATGGAGCTCGACCCATgatctctttcttcctctctcttcaaGCAAATATCTGAGGCGCCTGTCTGagattgttgagaaaaaaatggagaaggaAGACAGATTTATAGCTTAGAATAGTGGGTGATGTGATGGTGACAAAAAGTCTTCCACCTCACCTTCTCTCTTTCCTCACTATTCAACCCTAGTTATCCTCTTTTAGGGTTCTTGCGAggtaggtctctctctctctcttcctttttggATTAGTTCGTTCATCTGTAAATTCTTTAATATTCATGCAACTGGAAAAAGTATAACActaatttgaaattaaactgctttatatcatcaaaataaaaattaaactgcTTTTTCTGAtccaattaatttattattcgaACACAATGCTGCAGAGATCAATTTGATCGAAGAAGCCTCCATCCTCTAATTAAGTGCGTCGTCATTATTATCCTTTAAACGTTAATTGGTGATACCAAGGAAAAAGGTATGCAAGGAAATGCATATATATGCCATCATAATTGGCAGATGTTTTCTAATTTAATGACATTTTTGGCTGTCTTTTTTACCAATGTCCCTGAAATTTGTGGAAaagaattttgttatatatagtcaattttacgtattttttatatattttattgatgtgattgactagatcaattattttatattaaaaaaaagtgacacggtcaatcacattagtaaaatacataattaaaaatacataaaattgactgcatataaaatttttgataattttaaaatgatttgctATAAAAATGTCAGCAATCAGTCATATATATTAAGGGTGCGAtcagtgatatatatatatatatatattatgtacgtaATAATTAATGGATTTCCTCTTTTTTGTAcgttattaaaattttatgttcgCGATCAATTAATGACCCAATTAGTGATATAGTCCCCTGAATAATCGTAATATTCGTATGTTCATCAGTTCATGCATGATCTCAGCTTACATTCTTTGACTAATTATCACAAATGAGTTCTGTTATATATAGtcacttttacgtattttttatgcattatattaatgtgattgattaaaacaattattttatattaaaaaaaagtgatacagccaattacattaataaaatgcataaaaaatacacaaaaagtgATGGATATAGAAGTTTGGGACAAACAGTACTGCTAGTGGAAGATGGCGCACTGATGGCCTAAAATAGCTAGCCCCTTACGCGGAGAGACAACTGAGCAGGTGAAAGGTTCTCAATTTGCCCCAAGTTCTGCAGCAACGAAGTCAAGGTCATTGTAGCGGTGGTCATTGGCTGTGTGGTCATATGACGTTCCACATTAGGTGGCCGGCCCGGGAGATCAGTACGTACGTCGTAAGATCATCGAATCATGATCAGAAATTAACAAGCTAAGGAGTACTACTGTACGTACTCTCAACATGTGATCTGAAGGCAGGCATTTGCTTAAGCAGTACCggatcacaaaaatatataagatcatTCCGGCTTAGCTTAATTAGAAACTGTATGTAGTTTATaaattacgtacgtacgtacagtcGAGAGTTTAATTATATAGATCAAGTccatgcatgctgcatgcttTTCAGTCACTAATTGTGAGCATGTCAAAAAGTGATTATAAACAGATCATGCATGGGATCATGGTCGATGccatttcgtgctaatgatatatAGTAATAGCTAGGAGACGTACGTGCGTACACCGTTAATTTTCCACCCTAGCTCATGATCAGTACGTAGCtagatgaagaaattatttttgttagcTTGGCGCAAGAAATTGAAATCTATTCacggaagcatatatatatatatatatatatatatatatatatatatatatatatatttatatttataactccAAATGCCAAATAGACCCAAGCTGGATTTCATGACTCCATTTGAACAAGCAcgtaagctagctagctagctacaagATTGTCCTGAAATTTTGTTGCAGACAGAGAAATCCACGTTACAATTATGAATCATTTCCAAGCTGCCTAACATGAGATCATCTGAAAGTATCATGATTTCGATGCCGGCCtagctacaagaaaaataaatttttgtgactaatttattgcaactaaaagattatttacaactaattttaattgtaaataatgattttactgaaaataactggtcgtaaataaatattttttatgtagtgCGCCTCATGTTGCCGATCCGTGGCCAAGATACATATAGTTGAGCACATTTTGGTAGCACCAAGCACGGTACAAGTACTGATCAACTCAACCAGGACATGATTAATAGATCAGAAGGGGAAAAAATTCAATGAGGCAGCctttaattactttgaaatatTCTAATTTGCTACAAGAAAAACACTTATATATTTTCGATCTCATTTTTTATCGGAAAAAAGTCATTTTCGGCCAAATATCTCGTCtagaaaaacatttttctttgcaTGAGTGATATTACtatttctaattataatattaattagtactgtatatgctattaattgttattatatattatttcggAAACCCTTAATTAATCCTTGCAGGCTGCATGGCTAGGGCTGATATATATTGAACAGTGAGCAGCTAGGAACGCTTTATGGTATATATACAATAAAGATATATGTATACCAAACAGAAATTAGGAGGCAGGCTAGGATTTCTCAAATTAATTCAAACCTTAGAAGCTGAGGCATGCaccagtactagtactactcatCATCATTGACCTCGATCGATTGGTTTTCTAATTTAATAGTTTCCAATTAATTAGGTACGTACCTATTCAGCTTCTTTATCAAGTAGCTTGGAATTAAGATCTAGTAACGAGGTTGGGAACCGCACcgacataaaaataacaagaggaaaaccatcaaaattcaaaagcaCTCAGTAGTAGTAATCTTACctttattgattaattattaatgtcaTGCATAATGGTTAGCAGATGCACtcgtcatatatatatgtatatctttgGGAGGAAGAAAACATGTTTCTGCTTGTCTTACTTGAACCCTAGAATCAATGCATTGACAATGCGTTTCACATccaagaaaaggagaaaaaagaatttatcaaACAACTACTAGGAAAGGTCTCTGCATTATATCATCCAGAAGACCAGCTTTTAtaagagtaattataaattatagagCTGGTATAAAGCCGTGGTCTCGATAATGGCGGATAAGCATGGATAAAAACTActgtgctagctagctagcttaataAGAATTATTACGTAATGATTGGGCatgctaattataatatattaacgTTTGTTTtcggaaatgagatgagatgagatgagatgaaatgagattaaagttaaaaagttgaataaaatattgttagaatatattttttaatattatttttgttttgagatttgaaaaaattgaattgtttattttattttgtattgaaagttgagaaagttgtaatgattagatgagatgagatgagatgaaatgagatgttttcccaaaacaaacgagtcaATTTCAGGATTGCAATTTTCTTGTCCATATATCGACAGATCATGTAGTACTTGCTAAGCTTAAACTTCTGCCGTCGAtgtcattacaagaaaaatgaacatttataatagattatttatagtgagaatgactatttacgatcaaaacagactcattttaatacaaaataatcatttttgcatttgatattatttgtcctctaattattataaaaaaagaacagaaaacccaaaagagagaaattaaggcatgcatataatatatatatatatatatatatttcttacctaaacagtttttttttcctccctaaattaattaagcagGTTATTATTCAATTACCTTTTTACATACCTTGAAGAATACGCATCATGATGCAGCGCAGTTTCTAGAAATTCCACTTACCGTGTGTACGTCTTGATGATCAATCTTTTTGGAATCTGGCCTCTCGCATTAATCTTGATTCAAAAGTTAAGGttgatttattaagaaataagatagaaaaattGCAGAAGGCTACTTaaagtactatataatatagatCATGATCGTCACGGGGGTTGACAAACATGCTAGCTAACAGTACTGGCGACTAGCGTATAACATTTTACAGAATTAATTAAGTTGTGAATTTTCTTGAATGAGTCAGTGCAATGAATAATTTGCTTAACTTTAacgactttatatatatatatatatataattaattaattatcattaattaataaaattaatatatcaatcaATCAAGTTAGCTGTTGCTATCTCCAATATACTTTACGTAATATAATGCACAAGACGCTACAAATGGACGCAGTTGCTGAACTCATACTAGGTCCCTCCCTATAAAGGAACGCGACCCACTCCTTCAAGTCATCGACAATTGTCAAAcctctaatattattatatataattgtagtTATCTAATTAGcaagaatataattaattaaaatcattttttaactacatataatattctaatttaatttggtAACAAACCGGCCATAACTTCGAGCATCGATCCAAggaacataatatatatatatatatatcttatatataataagcgtCGATAAGGCATGAATAGTATTTTCGTCTAACAATTTTATTTCCTATTTTGCCCCttagctttttttattttccaatttaatCCCTCAGTTTATTAAGCGTCGATAAAACATGGAGCTCAAAACATGGAGCTGCTTTTATTTTGCCCCTTAGCTTTAACCTTTATTGTTGCTTTTACGTTTTTATCCATATCCCTTTATTGCTGCTTTTACGTTCTTATCCATTCGTTTGTTTCCAATTTTCCTACTTTAtgctcttcttcttttgtttgccGCCTTACTTTTTGGTCTTCTTCTTTGTTATGCTTATCCTAccattttatctatttatccaccgtctttatatataatttttagtattcTTGAACCTACAGTTATATCTATTTATccaaatcaaaacatcttcgAGTTCTGGAAACTTTTTTCTCTACATCTCACGGATCGTCTGGTACGATTTCTTATTTCCTTCttcttacttaatttttttgattgttTATTACATAATATGCTCACAGAGAAGTTAGATATAAACAACAAATTTAcgtagttatatttttttatgacttattacatattttttccaGACTTAATAGTTACATCCAAAAGATAATTTACATAGGTTCATAACAGAATAGACATATGCATGAGAAAGAAAGTTGAAATTACaggtaaagaaaaaaagttaagcCTAAACAGATTAGTCAAGACGAGCTTCCAATTTTCACATCTTCGGACCCAATATTTAcacgtaaaatataaatagatatttattgGTTTcccagcttttttttttaaatgccatTGCTTTCCagttaaatatgaattttgagTGCTTTCATGAAATAGCTCAGTGGATAATTAATTCTCGAACCATTGTCGAAAATATTGAATACGAGGAATCGCCACTTAAACCAccagattataatattattccttTCAATCAACTTGATATCTACAAAGATACAGATGCAGAAGTAggtatgtattatataaatttttcaatatttttatatgtttttcttcttacataataatgataataaatttataaattagatatCCTGGCAATAGCAATGATGACGAATGCACCAAGACAAGTTAATACAAGCCATGGCAAATCATTGGTACAAGACATATATGTGATCGATTCAAGGTAtgaatatatatctttttatatcgataaaaatatttttaccctaatatcttataatatttttattattgtgaatctaagattattttttacttttacagtTTAAAGGTTCTACGTTTGGCAATGTGGAACAAATTTGTCCACGATGAATGCTctgaaatttgtaatattattatggaAAAGCCAATTGTCCTTGCAACAAAAATCAGAGTCTCTTCGTATAACGGTATTTTTCCTTACTATTAACATTCTCATTAATTACTTATCttgcatttatatatttatttatatatgtttataatgtAGGCTTATCATTATCGTCACGACCTACGAGTGTCTTCACCATTGAGCCATTTCTTGCATCTGCCATTTCATTACGTGCATGGTAAATTATAtgcctaaattaatttattatacttgTTATTTAAATgcaatatagattttatattaacctttatcaatatattaatatcttTGAATATATTATCCTATATATTTAGtacatatttgttattatttaaatgttttactCTATTTATCAATTCAATTGTTCAGGGCAACAGAAGACAACTTGTTACTTGAGGAAACAATTGCCAAAAATTTGGATAGGCCAGTTGCATCAACATCAGGCAGTTCGACCGATCCATTAGTCAAAATATCAGAAATTGTGGAAGCCTTAAAGTCTATTCCAGCAATGACGGTATAATTTACATTTATCGTTTACCTGatcaatgaaaataatttctatacagttgtttatttttatcatttttgaaaatatagagattaaatgttagtttttatcaaacgaaaataaaagaaaacaacttGTCATTTGTGCCTCATGAATTCGAAAAAATTCTGATGTTATGAGTAAAAATATTGGTTATTTATTACCTTcaattaatatgatattattatatcttTATTGATACATTTAATTGCCAATTTTAATGCAGCGATCAACATTTATGGTTAGAGGCAAATTTACAATATCTGATCTGCATCAAccatttttttacttatcatgTGCAAAGTGTAGTAAAACCACTGGATACGAAAAAGATGAAGAGTTTTTATGCTATAATTGCAAAGAACAAACAACCGCAAAGCCAAGGTAAATATTTATggtgatatttgaaaattaacaatttttacattataattGTAATATACTATTTCGTAATACGAAAGAGtaataacttatttattatttatagatctcGTATCTATTTGGAAGCATTCGATGACAGTGGCTCCATCGCAGTAGTGGCCTTCGAACCTACAATTGAACGAATTCTTGATTGTACAACAACAGATATTGTACAACATATAGAGCAGGTAAAATTGATACTTTCAAACAcatttaacaaattattttcttatatgttttTGTCATTACAGGAGGATCACTCGTACATAGAGAATATTACAAGTAAAATCGAAGATAAAGAATGGACGATTGTTTTGAGTGCATCTATGAATGAATTTGGGAAGTTGCGCCAAAACAAACTTAATGTATTATCTGTGAATGACATACCTGGGACGACAGAATAgctatttcaaaaatttccttttaGACTTCCAGttattataatgtataattataagaaattcaTATGTAATTATCAGATAGCTCTtactttttatttgtaattatgatGATAATGCACTTTCAATAGTaactttttttatgtataatagaagattttataattataaacatgttCGTGCAAATTCATATATTGTGATTATAAAAattctacaaattatatatatttatttttataatcaatgtgaatcttaaaatataaataaactatttttttctattacatATTCTCCAATTTcgtaaatattgttttttaaatatttgttattcttttcacatttgggcacacgtgcaatgcacgtgtttccttttactagtatatatatatatgctcttaATTATCTCCTGATGATCAAACTCTGAGATTTTGTTTTCTAACATCTTCCAAACACAGGAAAATGTCTTCTAAACCCAAGCAGAGGGCATAATCATGACCCAGGTCACAACAACAGGAAAGGTAGAAGAAGTTGTTGGAAGAGATCATAATATTGCACGCACGTATGAGTAGCCACACAGGCTAATTTCTCAGAGTCCAAACAAGCCCAAATTAATAAACCAACGaggaaaactatttatttaattaattataagatcaaaagataatcattaaaattaattgatgGTACGTACGTGTATATGGGgcagttttaatatatattcagaAGTCAATTGGTACGTTAACGTGGCAACTGAAGTAGTCTTTTCCCGTGTATTAGGTATTGCATGAGGAGCTACGTGTGAAGAATCAAATCGATCATGATGGTGTCACAGAATTTGACCCAGTGGATTTCCCAATATATATACCCCGATCGAGAGACCGATTGATTCGAggagaatataatatatagcctATATATAGGAGTTCAGACTTCAGAGTTGTTGGTACCAATACCCAGAAATTGCTCTGTGACTCGGAATTGATAGTTTAATCATTACCAAACCGCGTAAGCGTTCTCAAATCGACATCGATACCCAGTTGTTcttggagaaaaataaataataaatataaggaaTGTCACGAAGAAAGTCAACCGTGCTCTTGTACTTGTTAAATCAAGTCTTGGGTCAGTAGTTAGCGGGACCTACAATTAATGCAACTGATCTGAAGGATTTTTATGTTCGTAGAAGTACGACTAGCTCCttggtataaattataattttgacgTTGAAATTCATATTTAGTTAATGCTGCATAGATTCTTCTTGACAACATACGTACCCCCATATTGCCATGTTTCATGTCGTTTTTAATTTGAACTCTcgatttaatctaattttaaattgactttaacatttaaattcttaaatttcaaatcattaaatgcatctcaattcaaaacctctttacatataagatccataattttttttaacttaacacgTTTTTACATGCGAaacccataatttttttcaacttcttatatatacatctaaactcatcttaaagcactctcaatggattagccaaatccaaataaaatcaCTCAAGTGACTAATAGAACATGAAAATATGCTACATTATATTAGACAAATTCATTTAAGATAGACTTCAACTATAGtaaatctaaatttttgtttatatttgaatgtgCACTATAACACTGCCAAATCAATTGTTTACTATTATTTGATCTCTCTCCTCTggctttttccctttttattgaaatttgttactTTTCTCTCTAGTTTTCTATCCTTCGTTGTTTCTCTTTCTACTGAAATCAATTGTTTACTATTACTATTGTTTCTGGTTTCGCACTTCCACTTATTTTGGTTTCACTTGGATGTGTTGTGCGGTTTATGCAAGTGAAGATTTATGTAAGTGCAATTTAGTAGACTTTTTTCTCAGTATAGATTTATCTAAGTATAGTTTAGTAGTGCAATTTTGTAGTTTAGTAGcctttttgaagaaattttatttataattaagacatttatatacaattttagatgagtttaattagaatggtaaaatatgataaagttaaataattaattaattaaaaaattaatattattttaaattaatattattttattactatataattaataaatgaataatttaatgtgaagatttaatgtgaatgaaatagtcaaaatcaaattcatctcatattattttattattatataataaaaaaatagttattccaatatgaatatttgatgtgaataaaatagtcaaagccaaattcatctcatattagcTAAAAATGGAGTTTGACTTTGACTAATTCATTGAAAATactcttaacatccaaacacatctaaactcatcttaagtggccCCCACAAAACCTAttctatcatctcaactcactactattcataaagaactcaactcatatcaattcaactcaacatccaaatggacAAGAATTAAAGTGTAATAGTGAAATTTTAGCCACTTTTCATTAattttggaataattattttttttataagtaaatagtAGTATTAATAAGGATGGACATAGCCCCAATACAGAAAAAGGTATACAAGATATAGACATATTTAGGTCgctaaagaagaaataaaagcatGTACATTTagaccattaaaatctacagctatagtccaaagaaataaagtgcaaaaaaataaagctcGAAGCTCCTCTAGTATCTACTCGTCTTCGAATGTCTGCTCATTATGCTCTCGCCACttgcaccacataatgcaggTATGGACCATCTTTCACACGGTTTTGATTTGTGGAGCACCACCCGGCATCACCCAACTGGCTAATAACTCAACCACTGTGGCAGGCATTACCCAGTTTAACCCTATTCGACCGAACACTTCGCTCTACATGGCTATCgctgtctcacaatgtagcAAGAGATGATCTATTGTCTCGCCAattttcttgcacatacaacaccaatctgagATAATTTCCCGGCGCTTTCACAGATTATCAGTAGTCAGAATCTTACCCAGGGCCGTTGTCCAAGAAAAGAAGAGTGTTTTGGGAGGCGCCTTATTCCTCTACAAACTTCTCTATGAGAAATGAGTATTTGGTAGAAGTGTAAGGGACTTATAAAATGTGGGAACTAAGAAAGTATTCTTATCTGCAGGTGTCCAGCATAGCTTATTGTCCCTTAATCCATTCAGTTTCATAGAATACACTAGGCTGAAAAAGCCTCAAAACTGTTTATTTCTCAATCTTGAGCTGCTCTACTAAAAGTGACATTCCATTGGACTTGGTCCCCTGAACGAACCATGAGGTCTGCCACCGAAGTTTCTTGATCACATGCCACTCGAAAAATGGATGGGAAAGAGTCCTTCAAAGCCTcctctccacacaaaatatccctccaaaattttatacaagtaCCCTCCTCCACCATAAATTTAGTATAGTGAGTAAACACCCCCCACTCTCGTCTTATTTGCTTCCAAACCCTCACACCATAAGACTCATTCCCCTCTTTAGTACACCAACCCCCATAAACTGCCATGTTTGCAATCTACCACTAATTTTCAGAGAGCTTGTGGTTCCATATTGTATCTCTAAAGCCATTTTTCAAGAAGTGTCCGATTAAACGTTCTCAAGTTTTTTATCCCCAACCCACCTGACGGAATTGGTCTGCACACCTTGTCCTAACTGACTAGGTGAAACTTAAAATCATCCTTCATCCCACTCCATAAAAAATCACGATAGATTTTTTTGATCCATGCCGCCATGTAAGCTGAAATtgaaaatacaaacataaagTAAGTTGGTAAGTTAGAGAGTGTACTTTTGATAAGAGTCACGACCTCCTTTCGACAAATATAATCTCTTCCACCTTGTAAATTTTTGTgctattttctcaataactgTATCTCAAA
Protein-coding sequences here:
- the LOC108998830 gene encoding transcription factor MYB36-like is translated as MGRAPCCDKANVKKGPWSPEEDATLKAYIEQNGTGGNWIALPQKIGLKRCGKSCRLRWLNYLRPNIKHGGFSEEEDNIICSLYISIGSRWSIIAAQLPGRTDNDIKNYWNTRLKKKLLGRRKESNMNRFSSIGAKDANDLEDNSYSPALSSSALERLQLHMELQSLQKPLYHNNTELWPKLHPLQEKMIQSLQSLNESPTHLWQHAFPSPLQPGQGQKVDFYEPPTAAIIQEDFARNSNTRPVSHELENSLHVIPSSHNSMAFVTGNNIPTDSRTLVPKADGIEHESIAGIEVSAFQAELDDFLSNRTGGFVSHDQDHQMVELDCFKEMNSSKDSMIWWSNIDFDTNSATSNSWDSSTSVLQSEKIFQDYELGYNL